In Bradyrhizobium manausense, the sequence CGGTATCATCGGAACTGAACGCGGGCAGCACCTTCACGATCACGCTGCCCATCGCCTGGAACGCCAGCAACCGGAAGTCCGCCAAATGACTCTGCCCGTCAGCATCATCATGATCGAGGACGACGAGGGACACGCCCGCCTGATCGAGCGCAACATCCGCCGTTCGGGGGTGAACAACGAGATCATCTCGTTCGCCAACGGCACCGATGCGATGAAGCATTTGTTCGGGCCCGATGGCAGCGGGCTCGTGCAGAAGGGCAATGCGCTGCTGATCCTGCTCGACCTCAACCTGCCTGATATGACCGGGATCGATATCCTGAAGCAGATCAAGGAGAACAAATATCTCAAGGCCTCGCCCGTGGTGGTGCTGACCACCACCGACGACAGCCAGGAGATCAAGCGCTGCTACGAGCTCGGCTGCAACGTCTATATCACCAAGCCCGTCAATTACGAGAATTTCGCCAATGCCATCCGGCAACTCGGCCTGTTCTTCTCGGTCATCCAGGTCCCGCCCGCCGCCCCATGAACCAGCAGCGCACGCCAACATTGCTCTACATCGATGACGACGCGGCGCTGGCGCGCCTGGTCGATCGCGGCCTGACGCGGCGCGGCTACAAGGTCATCCACGCCGCGAGCGGCGAGGAAGGCCTGGAGCGCATCCGCAGCGCCAGCAGCCGAGGCAGTAGCGATGGCTGCATCGATGTCGTGGCGCTCGACCAGTACATGCCGGGTCTCGACGGGCTCGAGACGCTCGAGCAGATCATGGCGATATCAGGCGCCCCGCCAGTGGTGTTCGTCACGGCCTCGCAGGATTCCAGCATCGCCGTCACCGCGCTGAAGGCAGGCGCGGCCGACTATCTGGTCAAGGACGTCAAGGGCGACTTCATCCCGCTGCTGCATGTCGCGGCCGAAGGCGCGCTGCGCCAGGCCGAGTTGCAGCGGGCCCGCGAGGAAGCCGAGGCCGAGATCCATGCCTCGCGCGACCGCTACGCCGCGCTTGCCGCCGAACGCGAGCTGCTGCTGCGCGAGGTCAACCACCGCGTCGGCAATTCACTCCAGATCATCGCCTCACTCCTGCATCTTCAGGCGAGCTCCGCCGGACAGGACGAGGTCAAGGCCGCGCTCACCAACGCGATGGGCCGCGTCGCCGCCGTCGCCCAGGTACATCGCCGCCTCTACACATCTCAGGATCTGAAGAGCGTCGTGCTCAACCAGTACCTGGATTCCCTGCTCGAGGATCTCCGCCGCTCCGCCGAAGGCAACCGGATGTCGCGCCTGACGGTGAAGGCCGAGCCGATCGAGATCGACCCGGACCGCGCGGTCGCGGTCGGCATCATCGTCAACGAGCTGGTGATGAACGCGGTGAAATACGCCTATCCCGATGGCGCCGGGCCCATTCACGTCGAGCTGACCTCGCAGGGCGAGGATCTGCTGCTGTCGATCACCGACGACGGCGTCGGCGACAACGCCAAGGCCGATCCCCGCTCCACCGGCATGGGCCAGCGCATCGTTGCGGCCATGGCAACCAAGCTCGATGCCACCGTCGAGCGCGATCCCGGCCATTCCGGAACCCGCATCATCCTGCGGTTCCCCCGCATCCCCGCCGCTCCAGGCAAGGCGAACAGCGCCGCGGCGGGCTGATCACCGAGATCGTCCCCCATCGCACGCGCGTCGTGATCCTGCTATTGTTGTGATCATGACTTCGCGCGACTCCGCCTCGTCTGAAATCACGCCGGCCGTGCTGCTGCGCGCCTATGCCTGCGGCATCTTTCCGATGGCCGAGAGCGCCGACGACCCGACGCTGTTCTGGGTCGAGCCGGAAATGCGCGGCGTGATTCCGCTCAATGGATTTCGTGTCGCCTCGCGGCTTGCGCGCACCGTGCGCACGGATGCGTTTCGCGTCACCGTCAACACCGCGTTCAAGGCGACCATTGCCGGCTGCGCGGCGCCGCAAGCCGGGCGCGAGGACACCTGGATCAACAAACGCATCCGCGATCTCTATGGCGGCCTCTTCGAACTCGGCCATTGCCACAGCGTCGAGGCCTGGCAGGGCGACGACCTCGTCGGCGGCCTCTACGGCGTGAGCCTGGGGCGTGCCTTCTTCGGCGAAAGCATGTTTCACACCGCGCGCGACGCCTCCAAGGTCGCGCTGGTGCATCTGGTCGCGCGCCTCATCCATGGCGGCTTCGAGTTGCTCGACACGCAATATGTCACCGAGCATCTGAAGAGCTTTGGCGCGGCCGAGATCTCGCGGCGGCGCTACACCGCGCTGCTGGACAAGGCACTCGCGGGCGAGCCCGGCGATTTCCTGCGATTGTCCTCAGGCGACGCGATCCCGGGCACGCGCGCACTTGAGATCATCGCCACACGGCAATGAAGCGGGATGACCGGCTGCATTATCAGCGGGATTTGGCCTGGCGGCCAAACCCGGGGGAATTTGGCCTGGCGACGAAACCCTGAGGATTTGGCCTAGCGGCCAAACCCTGGGATACCGAACAGGCCCGGCCGCTGCTCCGGCGGCGGAGGTGGCGGCGGGGCCGGCTGCGGTGGCGGCAGAGGCTGCTGCGGACGCTGCACGGCCTGCTTGGGCGCGGCCTTTTTCTGGGCCGGAGGCGGCGGTGGCGGCGCGGGCTTGGTCGCGGGATCCGGAGCCGCGGTCGCAATGGTCTGCTGCGGCTCTTTGCAGTCGGTGAGCCAGATGTCGTAGATCGGATGCTCGACGCCGTGCAGGCCGGGGCTTGCGGCATACATCCAGCCGGAGAAGATCCGCTTCACCTCGCCCTGCAAGGTGATCTCGTCGACCTCGACGAACGCGTCGGTGTTGGCAGCTTCGGTCGCGGGCCGGGTGTAGCAGGCATCGGTCTTCACGCGCAGCGCGCCGAACTGCACGGTCTCGCCGATATCCTCGTCGAAATTGATGATGCGGCCGGTGATCTTGTCGAGCCCGGAGAAGGTCGCCTTCTTGTTGACGATCTTCTGGGCCGGCGGCTCGGTCACGACCTCGTCACCCGGCTGCAGGCTCGCCGGGGCCTGAGGCACGGCGCCTTGCTGGGTCCCGCCCTTCTGCTGCGGCTGGCGCTGGCCAGGAGCTGCGCCGGGAGGTGCAACCACGACGGGCGGCTGGTTCTGTGGCGCGACGGGGCTGCCCGGCGGCGGCGCCAGCGGCTGGGTCTCGACCGGTCCCGGCAAGGCATTGCCCTGGCGCGGCATCGGGCGCGACGGCAGCACGCGACCCTGCGGCGGCAGCTCGGGCACCTCTTCGTCGTCATCAGGGGTCGGCTGTGGCTGCGGCTGCCCGCCACGGGGAATGCTCCCCGGCGGCCGCAGCGGCGGCGGATCGGAGAAGATCGTACCGATCTGCGCATGGGCCGGCGTTGCAA encodes:
- a CDS encoding response regulator translates to MTLPVSIIMIEDDEGHARLIERNIRRSGVNNEIISFANGTDAMKHLFGPDGSGLVQKGNALLILLDLNLPDMTGIDILKQIKENKYLKASPVVVLTTTDDSQEIKRCYELGCNVYITKPVNYENFANAIRQLGLFFSVIQVPPAAP
- a CDS encoding DUF2155 domain-containing protein, which gives rise to MSNKPDSLLKPREMFKTYTLTGLAALLAATALTVATPAHAQIGTIFSDPPPLRPPGSIPRGGQPQPQPTPDDDEEVPELPPQGRVLPSRPMPRQGNALPGPVETQPLAPPPGSPVAPQNQPPVVVAPPGAAPGQRQPQQKGGTQQGAVPQAPASLQPGDEVVTEPPAQKIVNKKATFSGLDKITGRIINFDEDIGETVQFGALRVKTDACYTRPATEAANTDAFVEVDEITLQGEVKRIFSGWMYAASPGLHGVEHPIYDIWLTDCKEPQQTIATAAPDPATKPAPPPPPPAQKKAAPKQAVQRPQQPLPPPQPAPPPPPPPEQRPGLFGIPGFGR
- a CDS encoding sensor histidine kinase, whose translation is MNQQRTPTLLYIDDDAALARLVDRGLTRRGYKVIHAASGEEGLERIRSASSRGSSDGCIDVVALDQYMPGLDGLETLEQIMAISGAPPVVFVTASQDSSIAVTALKAGAADYLVKDVKGDFIPLLHVAAEGALRQAELQRAREEAEAEIHASRDRYAALAAERELLLREVNHRVGNSLQIIASLLHLQASSAGQDEVKAALTNAMGRVAAVAQVHRRLYTSQDLKSVVLNQYLDSLLEDLRRSAEGNRMSRLTVKAEPIEIDPDRAVAVGIIVNELVMNAVKYAYPDGAGPIHVELTSQGEDLLLSITDDGVGDNAKADPRSTGMGQRIVAAMATKLDATVERDPGHSGTRIILRFPRIPAAPGKANSAAAG
- the aat gene encoding leucyl/phenylalanyl-tRNA--protein transferase, encoding MTSRDSASSEITPAVLLRAYACGIFPMAESADDPTLFWVEPEMRGVIPLNGFRVASRLARTVRTDAFRVTVNTAFKATIAGCAAPQAGREDTWINKRIRDLYGGLFELGHCHSVEAWQGDDLVGGLYGVSLGRAFFGESMFHTARDASKVALVHLVARLIHGGFELLDTQYVTEHLKSFGAAEISRRRYTALLDKALAGEPGDFLRLSSGDAIPGTRALEIIATRQ